A genomic segment from Brienomyrus brachyistius isolate T26 chromosome 9, BBRACH_0.4, whole genome shotgun sequence encodes:
- the LOC125748633 gene encoding poliovirus receptor-like isoform X1: MGKHNARNSPSFAFVLIMFGLAIQDALSQRVKVQSEVVSYPGQTVSLQCEYPNQSGTALTQVSWIWETADGKRDNIAVYHPDFGPSYPTSPLMGRVTFVKPSLTNPSITISDVKMTDEGRYICEYATYPSGNEQGTTTLIMLAKPENNGSAITAVAGNASVVVARCQSANGRPPAKITWISPFNGNDTMVTIPGTSNTVTVISEYRLVPTAADDGKEIRCVIEHRTQSKNEEIGIKLAIEYLPKVSITGYDENWYMGRSSATLMCQAFGNPPPSISWKTTSGPLPANVQVQEAYLTVPKVDDTVNTTFVCEATNQRGTASHHLTVMVRDGPVNSSNAGVVAGAVIGSLLAVLVVGALVAVLVTRHRQHGQGYRGNGNQGTYESRIFGGKKTSKNGTGGNNNGPIYTYRDGDPEAMTEKSNHINRTEGVVVTTPTAQDILLSGEMDEVERRKFDDLEDTEEERYVHFGGEESILQIRPHEEVGGYLDDDMESQRDGSVISRTAVYV; encoded by the exons ATGCGCTTAGTCAGAGGGTGAAGGTGCAGTCAGAAGTGGTCTCCTATCCGGGCCAGACCGTCAGCCTGCAGTGTGAATACCCCAACCAGTCAGGGACGGCACTCACGCAG GTGTCATGGATCTGGGAAACAGCTGACGGCAAGAGGGACAACATAGCTGTCTACCACCCTGATTTTGGGCCCAGTTATCCCACTTCGCCTTTGATGGGAAGGGTCACATTTGTGAAACCCTCCCTTACGAACCCCTCCATCACCATCTCGGATGTGAAGATGACGGATGAGGGCCGCTACATCTGCGAGTATGCCACCTACCCCAGTGGCAATGAGCAGGGCACTACCACCCTCATCATGCTCG CCAAGCCAGAGAACAATGGCTCCGCCATCACAGCCGTGGCAGGAAACGCTTCGGTTGTTGTTGCGCGCTGTCAGTCGGCCAACGGCAGGCCACCAGCAAAGATCACCTGGATAAGTCCCTTCAATGGCAATGACACCATGGTGACCATTCCGGGCACGAGCAACACTGTGACCGTGATCAGCGAGTATAGGCTTGTCCCAACAGCAGCAGATGATGGCAAGGAAATCAGATGTGTCATCGAGCACCGGACGCAGAGCAAAAATGAGGAAATCGGCATCAAACTGGCCATCGAGT ATCTCCCAAAAGTGAGCATAACAGGCTACGATGAAAACTGGTACATGGGCCGGAGTTCTGCCACACTGATGTGTCAGGCCTTTGGGAACCCTCCACCCTCCATCTCCTGGAAAAC CACCTCAGGGCCATTGCCAGCAAACGTGCAGGTCCAGGAGGCCTACCTGACCGTGCCAAAGGTGGATGACACCGTGAACACTACCTTTGTGTGTGAAGCGACAAACCAGCGGGGGACAGCCAGCCACCACCTCACGGTTATGGTCAGAG ACGGCCCAGTGAACTCGTCCAATGCTGGCGTGGTGGCAGGTGCCGTGATTGGCAGTCTTCTGGCCGTCCTGGTCGTGGGAGCCCTGGTCGCCGTGCTGGTGACCCGCCATCGGCAGCATGGGCAGGGCTACCGTGGCAATGGCAACCAAGGGACGTACGAGAGCCGCATCTTTGGGGGCAAGAAGACCAGCAAGAATGGTACAGGGGGCAACAACAATGGCCCCATCTACACTTACCGGGACGGTGACCCCGAGGCCATGACGGAGAAATCCAACCACATCAACAGGACGGAGGGCGTCGTGGTaaccacccccactgcccaagaCATCCTGCTAAGTGGTGAGATGGATGAGGTGGAGAGGCGGAAGTTCGATGACCTGGAAGACACTGAGGAGGAGAGGTACGTTCATTTTGGCGGTGAGGAGTCCATCCTTCAGATCCGGCCCCATGAGGAGGTGGGTGGCTACCTAGACGACGACATGGAGTCCCAAAGAGATGGTTCAGTCATCTCCCGGACTGCCGTCTACGTCTAG